The Verrucomicrobium spinosum DSM 4136 = JCM 18804 DNA segment GCAGCAGCGCCGGGTGGTCTTTGTGTTCGGTCACGATCTGCTTCACCCGCGCCGCCTGCCGGTCACAATGCTCCGGCCAGCTGTAGGAGAACCATGAGCACTCCGGCTCCAGCCAGATGCCCGCCGCCACGGTGAGCCCCAGAGCGTTGGCTTCATCCAGTTTCGCCCCCAAACCCTCGTGTCCCCAGGTGCGCACGGAGTTTCCACCCCGCGCCCTCAGCAGCTTGAGCGGGCCATCCCCTCCCGCGCCGTGAATGAAATACGGTTCCCCGCCGCGCTTGAGCCCCCCTTCCGGCACCACCTCCACCTTTACAGGAGCAGCGTGCAATGCCGCACTCACGGTGCAACCCCACAGAAAGAGAGAAACGCGCATCATATTCGCCCCCATCCTACCAGCCGCAGAAACGCTCTGCAAGCTCCTGCGGATCGGGATTGCGAATCGATCAAGGCTTCAACTGCTCCACCAGAAAGCCGAAGATGTCCGGATGCTTCACATCTTTGGCACCCGTGTAGTTGAACTCGTACGGCACTCCCACCGTTTTTAGCTTCTCCACCAGTCCGGCTCCAAAGTTGGCGGAATGCGGCGGATCCTTGTGCGGTTGACCAAGCGCCGGGACAGAATCATAGAACAGGTACAGTGGCGGGTCGCCTTTCGACGCCAGTTCGTACGGTGAGAATTCCTTGATGTACGGCATCAGCGACTCGCGCTTGTCCAGAAAGTCCTGGTAGCTGGGCAGCGTGAAGGCGTGGTGACCATAGTCATTGTTGGCGATCCATTCCCGCATCTGCTTGGGATCCAGCGAGGTCTGAGGCACGAATGCCATCACGCACGTGAGCCGGGTGGATTCGCGTGCCACCGGATCCGTACTTCCCGGTTCCGCCCGGTCATCATGGAGCGCCAGCCACAACACGTTGAAGCCTCCGGCAGATCCACCACACCCTGCAATACGCTTCTTGTCCACCCCCCACTCCACCGCCTTCGTGCGGACGAACTGCAATGCCCGGGCAGAGTCATCCAGGCACGCATTGACGGGCGGAGCCACCTTCTCAGCAATGGCATCCGGGATGAGACGATAGTTGATCGACACCACCGAGATGCCCGACTCCAGGCACTTTGCCAGAAAGTCCGGGTTGGCCTTGTCGCCATTCATCCAGCCCCCGCCGTGCACAAAAAATAACAGCGGCACCGGTCCCTGGCCAGCCTTGGGAGTCTTCCAGAAGTCCAACACCTGCTTGGGGTGCGGTCCGTAGGCCACATTTGCCTGGGTGGGTGCTGACACCGCTGGTGCCTGAGCATGGATCAGCGGGCTGCCCAAGCCCAAGACGACCAGTGAGAGGCAGGCGGATAGGTGGCCGAGGCGCAACATAGTGGCATCGATAGCGGGGAGCCCTTCCCTTGCCAAGGGGCAACTGGCGAATTCCCGAATCGAATTCTACTTTCCACCCGCCGCAGTCGCCACTCCCAGCCCGCAATAGACCACTCCGGAAATGTACTTCTCGTGTTTCAGTACCGAGCTTCGGCGGAGCCAAGGGGCGAGGGTTCCACTCATCAGCGCGTACAGACCATCACTGAGGATGGCCATGACCACGAAAACGCATCCCATCACCAGCATCTGCAACCAGGGGTCCACATAGCCCGCTCCCTTGGCCACGAACTGCGG contains these protein-coding regions:
- a CDS encoding alpha/beta hydrolase, translated to MLRLGHLSACLSLVVLGLGSPLIHAQAPAVSAPTQANVAYGPHPKQVLDFWKTPKAGQGPVPLLFFVHGGGWMNGDKANPDFLAKCLESGISVVSINYRLIPDAIAEKVAPPVNACLDDSARALQFVRTKAVEWGVDKKRIAGCGGSAGGFNVLWLALHDDRAEPGSTDPVARESTRLTCVMAFVPQTSLDPKQMREWIANNDYGHHAFTLPSYQDFLDKRESLMPYIKEFSPYELASKGDPPLYLFYDSVPALGQPHKDPPHSANFGAGLVEKLKTVGVPYEFNYTGAKDVKHPDIFGFLVEQLKP